TGGTATGCATTTCCATTTCATTTGTTTCGTTCCGAAAAAGGGATTCCATCTTTACTGCACGGTACACTTCAAAATGTCTGCTACATCTTTACTGCACCAGCGACCAAAATTATGTCAAAGTTTAATTGAGCAACAACAAATCAAAATCAAGCTTCAAAATATCGGATATCGGGTTCGTATCGGTTTGGCTTCGACATATCGGATGTCGGATGTCGGGTGATATATCAGATGATATATATGTAGACATATTGGAGAAaacattgtcggtgttctgggaacgggggtccccagtcttgcctgcgtgcggcctgcggcgtggctcaaaggagggcccagcacgacccatcttcaccaacacaaacccaagaccgtcgcgaggggccaagcctggcggggcggacgacgcggagcttcctcaggcatggcctcatcagcctggctcgcgaggaggcggagagatcaaggcggggtacctcacgaggtgcccgtgacgcaagccatgacgaccaagggcgccaggcgggtgccagcccgcgcagtgtcctcctttcccctttggtgcaaagggggcaagcgcagccgcggagtaccgaggcatcaggcaaaggttgccatttcggtgcaacaagaccaagaccaggaggactgcaagacggaggtcattgtggagcccaagatggcatcaccaccaaagctttgtgcaggcgaagactagttttgtcaggataactggtactagctgtcccctttcaaattagcccgccattgttggatcccttcccgctcgatatttgggaagaggactagggcctctataaataggaccaaccacccgCAGGATAAAAAGAGGAGGGCGGTAAGAGGTTAGAGGTTGGAGAGAGGCATCATCAGTTgtgaacagagagagagagaagggtgactggactcctcccagcagttcatcgccccagccgagaacagaccctcgcgaggctgttcttccttgtattgttcatcaccatcagcccaagaggcaatccaccacaccacacactggagtagggtattacaccacaacggtggcccgaaccagtataaaccctgtgtctcttgtgttgttctttccatagattagatcttagcgaggcaaaggggtgcaggtaggtaggaggcaaaatctccatgcgcaccctagtgttcgaacctcaagggtctgccggaacccgaaatccgacaaacatGTCTAGTTTTTTGCAAGATTCTTGTTCAAAACATACATTTTACTAAAAAAAAGTGTATGTTGTGAATGCTTTAACATAACATTTTTAGATTCCTAGTTTATTAATTTGTTGTTTAAGAAACTATTAAGGAAAGATTCACAAAGTCCTCACTCTGTGATTTACAACAATACAATATATATGCATTTGTAAGAAACATTGCGCATGGCTTTGATAATATATAATGAAGTTGTAAATGCATAATCTTATTTCACTGCTTTCTAATAAAGAATTATTGTCATCTACCTATCGTTCTATATCGGTCGACATATCGGGCTAGATATCGGCCATACCAGTTGATATTTCGGTCCATATCGGATGATATGTTTGAAAATGATATTTACAAAATGATATGCTAAGTTTATATAGTTAGAGCCCTAAAAGTGATATATCGGCCTATATATCGGTTGTATTGGCCTAGATTTAAAAGCTTGATCAAGATTAGGCATCGCCATTCAGAAGTCTTTCTATCTAGAGTTAGGTTGATTGCTCCTTGTGTTGGGTTGTAGGGGAAAAGATGTGCTGAACCAGGAGGCGCTCACGCAGGGCTTCACCCACATCTTCTCCATGAGCTTCGCCAAGGTCGAGGACCTGGCAGCATGCATGGGCCACGAGAAGCATTaggatctaccaaatataatgggacaaaagctaccttgcggggaactaagaacaagaaaatcagtaggatatttagttttcccgcacaagacttcaacatctctaacaattcccactgctgaaatagtgtctctattagcaagtttaattgtgacatcaatatcttctaactcagcaggtgcaatttcatgcttgatttctttatacaagtcataaggtataacactggcACTagcacttgatgacccacaagtataggggatctatcatagtcctttcgataagtaagagtgtcgaacccaacaaggagcagaaggaaatgataagcggttttcagcaaggtattctctgcaagtactgaaataagttgtaacagatagttttgtgataagataatttgtaacgagcaacaagtaacaaaagtaaataaagtgcagcaaggtggcccaatccttttgtagcaaaggacaagcctggacaaactcttatataaggaaaagcgctcccgaggacacatgggaatatcgtcaaactagttttcatcacgttcatatgattcgcgtttggtactttgacaatttgacatgtgggtggaccggtgcttgggtgctgttcttacttgaacaagcatcccacttatgattaacctctattgcaagcatccgcaactacaacaaaagtattaaggtaaacctaaccatagcatgaaacatatggatccaaatcagccccttacgaagcaacgcataaactagggtttaagcttctgtcactctagcaacccatcatctacttattacttcccaatgccttcctctaggcccaaataatggtgaagtattatgtagtcgacgttcacataacaccactagaggttagacaacatacatctcatcaaaatatcgaacgaataccaaattcacatgactactaatagcaagacttctcccttgtcctcaggaacaaacgtaactactcacaaagcatattcatgttcataatcagaggggtaataatatgcacaagggatctgaacatatgatcttccaccaattaaaccaactagcatcaactacaaagagtaattaacactactagcaacctactagcaccaatcccggacttggagacaagaattggatacaggagatgaactagggttttgagatgagatggtgctgatgaagatgttgatggagattgccctctaccgatatgaggagcgttggtgatgacgatggtgatgatttccccctccgggagggaagtttccccggcagaacagctccgtcggagctctagattggatccgccaaggttccgcctcatggcggcgaagttttgtcctgaaaggttgcttcttatttttttctcgatgaatgacttcatatagcagaagatggtcatcggagagccaccaggggggccacgaggtagggggcgcgcccccaccctcgtggatagggtgtgccccccctggtcttcatccttggcgaggatttttcattatttatttgtagcgaccagacctcaaacagtctgatctctgtgctccggtgtcatccctggatcagtaatgctgacaccacacagtactcggaggatttataacagagtagcaatcacacacttattacatcgagtgtctccatagagaatttattacaataaatatggcttaaggccatctaataacgataacagctgaAGGCTTGGAAGattagtgagtccatcaactccaacggcatcactgagtatagaaccatgacctaaaaactccttagtcgtcgtctgaaaagtctgcaacattaactttgcaacccgaaacgggtcagcacatggaatatgctggcaaggtaacacatagagagtaatggaatgaaacaactatactatatgcatgtttggctggtggaaagctctatggttacagttttgcataaagccaatttttccctactgcaaaggaataaatttatttaactatcatggtagttgttgaacattgagaatggttgacagcatcctcaatcccaattaaaaatatcattaacaaaacccaacaaaattaatttagagtaacatgttgagattcacatgataatccaagtactagatactcaagatgtccataaccagggacacggctaaccatgattagtttattacactctgtagaggtttgcgcacttttccccacaagactcgatcgcctctgtttggtttctcgcactacacggtgtttgagaagacggatgaccgagacatagtctttcagaagcgctagcaccttacgatggatagaccgttacacctactttcccctacatctgctagtctaccctgtaagagttcgcacgacttattcaactatgccagagcccataatggcttgtggctgcacacggaagtttctagtatgaataatctcatgatccctttgagcctgggtggcggtccaaaagaaaacaggcaagtcctggactacccaggtgcctcaatccacccaaatgtgtgttcaagttgccaccttagataaaccattaattaacaatactcacatctttcatggatatcactcacccaatccacgtctactagcataacatggcacaataagcaaacgtagaagtaactcccaaaggttgatatataacaggtgataggtactacctcaactacttcccatcccacaatttaattagatcctaatcatgcaatgtttgaggattgatctaatgcaataaaactgggtagtagaaaaggtatgatcaaagtgttacttgccttgctgatgatccgggaaacctagcgatttgtagtaacaagcggcgcactccgggtattctatcgcagacaaacaaacaagcatacaataagtactcatctaatgcacgggtaaaactcaaataagagatctaaccagaaggtttaacttaagaactccggttggcaaaaagaatcaaatcgaacaaagcaacgaaaatcaaacggcgaaagaaaacaacttcgttctactaatatggatctaagtcaaattttatagtagcaaaaacttgtttaagttggttaaacgaatagagggtttctagatgaaactccaggcgcttgaatcgcctgattccgataaacgagcgaaaagttatactaaaatgaaaatcggatcaagaatcgcgatcagaaaaatcgcggatttaatccgagaaaaagaaaaacaatgaacgttcgttagaacgaaagaacggacgaacgctcgctaattaaataaatcgggaaaaccgatctatttaaaaaaaatcgaacctaaaaaaccgacaaaaaaccgacggtttttcgaaaaaaaaccggcgcggaaaacgaggcaacctcgggcggcgtgcggcggcgctggggctggggcggctcgggctagggtttggctcagctgggcctccccccggcttataaagcctagcggGTCGGGAgttcgggtcggacacggcccctaggtcggttcgttttttttaaataattacgcgcagagggaaaataaaaagaaatactaaactgactccaaaaatcccgaaataaattttcccgggcttctaaaataaagccgcacaaggtgaacatttatttggggcctaaatgtaattttgaaaaacgcacatttttcctaaattcaaataaaataacgaaaaactctgaaataaaatcttatttgattttattattaaatcctcaatatttctttattttgggaaagtcattttattccctctctcatatttttgtaatagaaataattaatgataaataacaaaaatcaaatgatcctattctcaaaatttgagaaaactcaaatatgaaaataacgaaatccccaactctctccgtgggtccttgagttgcgtagaaatttctaggatcaaccaaaatgcaaaataaaatatgatatgcatagatgatctaatgtataacattccaaattgaaaatttgggatgttacattattataaggtattccatggagtttcaggacttttggagttgtgcagagtaggtctctaatatttgctccttttccagcccagaattccagctgctggcattctccctccttatataaaccttgtaaaataagagagaatagccataagtattgtgacataatgtgaaataacagcccataatgcaataaatatcgatataaaatcatgatgcaaaatggacgtatcataaagccaccagaagctcacggtcgttgagaacacgaggacgcttctgaggcctttgagctatGGTGCTAGCAGTGGTTTCAGTGTTGGTGCGGTGCGGCACATGCAACTtgtcagccagaggataaacagggGTTGTAGCATTTGGCACATGAATCCCTTCAATAGGCTGCGTGAAGCTTTGGAATTCTGCATTCTGAAGGTGGAGTGACTTCTTTGCtggctcggggtagatggcttcaatggGCATATCAACATCAGGCAGAAATATAATGTGGTTGCGCGCTGACGGTTGATAGTCGATGGTTGAATGAAGCTTGAtcaagcgcatcacccatggagcatagaatttcaggccaaaaagatcAATCCCAGAAGCAGTAAGCTGTCGGATGAAGAAATCCTAagtgttgaatctgatgccattgacaatatagaaAACCTATGTCTTCATGGCGCCTTCAGGTTTAGCTTCAGAAGAAttgcctttgataggccagagagtatgACTTAGAATATGATAGACAGTGCGTGGCAAGTACTCAAGGTCCtaaacaaagaattccttggggtATTCGGTGTCATGTGGCAATGGCTTTATCATGCCTAGCAATTGGCTCATGtttggctctggcttctgaaaaaaGCGTTGCAGCTTgttctgatgaagctgacaaccaggttcgtacaactcacctggagtgggcagggaagtaagctggatgatatcctgagctttggcttcaagatgaacatcacctgtcatccactcaaggatccaagtcttcggatccctgttgtggcCTCGAATGTGTAGTGTAGCATAGAACTACAACAGAAGCTCTTTGTTCCAGTGCTCCTTGTTAGTCACAAACGGCAGCAGCCTAACATCTCTGAAGCAGTCTAGAGCCTCCTCAAGGCATGACAGCCCAGCAATAGCATCACAATCCAGATGCTTATGAGGAAAAATGTGGTCCCGATTGTACAAGATGCAAGAGtagtagcttcgctgctgatggctCCAAAACCTGTCAGAGGAGATTTTGGGATTCTTGTAGGTGTTCTTGGTGCTGCTGAAGAAAGTGTTGTGCGCCCTATAGCTTTGCACATAAAAGGAGCGTGGGTAGTGGCAACACCGGgaagccttggcagtcttggctttggcttctgaacttgaggcatcttctccacatgataatcatattACGGCCAGGGAGCAGTCGGTGGAACCATGATAGGCCATCTGACAGTCACCAACTCACCATGATTGAACACGCGTTCCATAGTATGAGGCACTACAAggcaaaaccctagtagtagcgcgggtttaaatcccactagtagcgcgggcagccgcgctaccaataaggcactacagctattacttagcagtagcgcatgcgacaagcgctactgctaagacacatagcggCAACGCTTGTTCTGTCCtgcgctgctgctaatctagctagttgtAGCGTGTTTcttatccatcgctactagtactcttttttttcatttttagtgtatttatacgacgttatacaaattttggtacaataccaattatgaggtttatatcattatgtccataacagtgtgtcaaatgaaggtggattaggttcaagtggaggcaatatgtggtgcatgtcaaaagtatactactaattcaAACTTGatatagtttggactagtagtactttcgatgtgcaccacatgttggctccacttgaatctaatcctccagcacaagctatttaatcatcatcatagccattaccaccaacagtatttatttaatcaccatagtcatagtgtagcacatcatcatcttcaaactcattctagctagctaatcaccaccaacactagctgcgatagctatctaatcaccaccaacactagctaataataatcatcatagtcattaccacgaacactagctatttaatcatcatagtcatagtgtagcacattatcatcttcaaactcatttctagctagctaatcactcctgctgctctctctcaggtaaaataacataaaacatgtatagcactcctccttcatcaagttggagcatgcagatgaacatgtctcctaatcgtgggccgcgcttttgattgctgccccctagtacttctctgcgatcattcccaattttgctccagtctttcactattaagcattcctcgctattagaaatcctgaatgcactaaagtgcattgtaggatatcttggtcgtaagctaacaatattcatggtacctttagtctcaatCCAattaggcacaacattcatcgggagtccttgttgaagaacattgtatagtaacatacttagcaatgaagtttagcttaaaaaataatgtatgcaaaagatgaactgaggacaaatagtaaaaatcttaccatctttcctaaatagatgtgaccgtagttcactacaaacactattggtcgcacgttttcgatactaacatttctaagtgcaggaagaaaatttgtcttgacagtatcaagatcctaaagccatgaaacataatgacttagctcctcgcagtttagttcagccccgggacagtagtaggtcctgtctaccaagcgctggtcatgtttgctggaacggaaataagctgacaatggaaattagttgtcaactatttttgaataaacaatatcaaagacataaatatggttaagaaactcacataatggtataactagaggcgtttgcacatcgacccagatgtcggtattaccttcaatatcatcttcttgacgaatatcaaaggtgataaccagagcaggctcaaatgcataagtcttgcatagtgctcgccaagttttgcatccagaataggtgtagtcgtcttcgttgtataattttgcgtggaaaatataagcatgctcggtcttcaagtaaactttctttacctccatagtacgactgaaacctatcttatccaagacaaaaactcttgcatggcaggggatacgctagtagaatagtaaaaaaattaaattataagttgaagcaaatgaaggagaTGTCATGCTTAAGTACGAAAAAGGCTTgctattgtgacttactgtatccacttcgaagttctcgtccagcttgatgctgaagcgcctaacaTCATCTAgggagattccgtcgcacaggccgcgctcgtcttcgcagtacatgcaaataccgaaatccttttcgtcgtcagacatttcctatgttcatagttgaaacattaattgaaaattgatcgaagacaactaccaggatactcaacacacaaatccgggacactcgatatttcctacatattctggcacaagtcatgccaaaattcatggaaaaatccggcatgacctttgctaaaataggacatatcgagcgcctgaaatttgccggaacggaaatgaatcaacactctagcaaaacataggccactcggaggtgtaacctgcaaacatgaccggccacttgggcaagcacatatcctatttgagcaacacaagatatacacttcaaaatatcttataggactcatattgacatgagcattcaataagcaaaaccaaatcgtaaaacaaGTAAGTATTCAAataagcatgcattcaataagcaaaagtaaatcatctcatgcgtccgtacatcatcgaatattatcactaatacatcccgaatagtatcatacatataacatcactaatacaactaaaaccctagcgcaagggtatcggcgcgggcggtggacacccacagagaaggaatcaTCACAGGATCATAActctagtgagatccctggagaaccttccAGGTATTGGGGAACCTGTGCTCCAAAACAAACAAGTAGCGATGgatgtgcgcgtcctcctcactgacacggtgacgcaccacctccgcggggtcctcgagcctctagaccgtcactggcccacgcgaccgccaccaaagaaggttcgggtcaacgacgggctgacgcctcaccaacctgcgcccctcggtaggtagcgcctcccagtaccaccccggtggagcccagtcccggacatgacccatctggtgatgcaggtgtcctccgccgactcgacgatgaggatgcgggataggcatcatcgacgtcgatgcgggaataattgccttaactaaaaaagtaaactagttctattaatttttgtactaaaaataaaaaagttgtattaactcaactagttaaattaagcacttactatgaataaaagtaaactagtttttactaaaaataaactagttcaactagttatattaatttcttactaattctattaaacacttactaaaaatttaatgaaccctaactaatttgatgaactctaaaatttaaccctaactaatttgatgaactctaaaatttaaccctaactaattcgatgaactctaaaactaattctatttaacaactactgccataattagcatctaatttgatgaaccctaactaattagatgaactctaaaatttaaccctaagaaccctagctaggaagaggtaggggaggaggaggaggagggcgtgctcaCCTCTGGCGCCGGTGGAGTTAGGGAGAGGGGCACGCGGTGTCGAGGTCGGGGatggggtcggggtcggggcggcaGGCGCATGGCGGAGCGCGGCGATGTAGGGgggcgttgaggtcggggtcgggggcgacgtCGAGGTCACGGTCGGGGgtgggggcggcgtcgagggtgtgcggagagcgacgggTAGCGCACGGCGGCCGACGGCGATGTAGGGCGGCGACAGCAGAggagtagggatttgggggaagtggctgtgggggaagaacgaaccgcgcagttaagttaaaagtagcagtagcgcgttccaggaagtgcgctgctgctacggtagctatagcgtgtttcttaacaagcgctactgctattccttctcttttttatttgctttccatttaattttatttaaagtagcagtagcgcctttgttcgtaaacgcgctgctacaaaacaAGTAGCGGTAGCGTGGTTCtacgtagatcgctactactatgtgtagcctatcggctaagccatgtgaattttagtagtagcgcttttgtacTCGGGTGCGCTACTACTATAACTGTATCTATAGCGTGGTTTAaaacaccgcgctgctgctaattagcaccaaCGTGCGTtttatcccgcgctactgctaatgttctgtgtatatggttttccctagtagtgaggcctTGGAGGGCGAACAACG
The Triticum dicoccoides isolate Atlit2015 ecotype Zavitan chromosome 3A, WEW_v2.0, whole genome shotgun sequence genome window above contains:
- the LOC119271502 gene encoding stress-response A/B barrel domain-containing protein At5g22580-like, which gives rise to MEFKHLCLVRFKEGVVVDDIIEELTKLAGELDTVKFFGWGKDVLNQEALTQGFTHIFSMSFAKVEDLAACMGHEKH